The Oncorhynchus keta strain PuntledgeMale-10-30-2019 unplaced genomic scaffold, Oket_V2 Un_scaffold_5444_pilon_pilon, whole genome shotgun sequence genome contains a region encoding:
- the LOC127929139 gene encoding uncharacterized protein LOC127929139 isoform X31, with the protein MCWHDGHIVSPSQSPFHQVADEKCWHDGHIVSPSQSPFHQVADEKCWHDGHIASPSQSPFHQVADEICWHDGHIASPSQSPFHQVAEKCWHDGHIASPSQSPFHQVADKICWHDGHIASPSQSPFHQVADEICWHDGHIVSPSQSPFHQVADEKCWHDGHIASPSQSPFHQVADKICWHDGHIVSPSQSPFHQVADEICWHDGHIVSPSQSPFHQGLMRYVGTTAILHLHPKVPSTRWLRNVGTTAILHLHPKVLACQCTSPTAKNLALIQAKVARHGSDDTIGVVDLCTRQDALTSILGVQHVCCGVFGHQAGVFMLFDGLQNCIFSAWSNSEVGRAVRISPLTSASRV; encoded by the exons atgtgTTGGCACGACGGCCATATTGTATCTCCATcccaaagtcccttccaccaa gtggctgatgagaaaTGTTGGCACGACGGCCATATTGTATCTCCATcccaaagtcccttccaccaggtggctgatgagaaaTGTTGGCACGAcggccatattgcatctccatcccaaagtcccttccaccag gtggctgatgagatatgttggcacgacggccatattgcatctccatcccaaagtcccttccaccaggtggctgagaAATGTTGGCACGAcggccatattgcatctccatcccaaagtcccttccaccaggtggctgataagatatgttggcacgacggccatattgcatctccatcccaaagtcccttccaccaggtggctgatgagatatgttggcacgacggCCATATTGTATCTCCATcccaaagtcccttccaccag gtggctgatgagaaaTGTTGGCACGAcggccatattgcatctccatcccaaagtcccttccaccag gtggctgataagatatgttggcacgacggCCATATTGTATCTCCATcccaaagtcccttccaccaggtggctgatgagatatgttggcacgacggCCATATTGTATCTCCATcccaaagtcccttccaccag gggctgatgagatatgttggcacgacggccatattgcatctccatcccaaagtcccttccaccaggtggctgagaAATGTTGGCACGAcggccatattgcatctccatcccaaagtccTTGCTTGTCAGTGTACTTCGccgactgccaagaaccttgccctcatccaggccaaggtggcgagacacggtagtgatgacaccataggcgttgttgatctctgcaccagacaggatgctcttaccagcatacttggggtccaacatgtatgcTGCGGCGTGTTTGGGCATCAGGCAGGAGTCTTCATGCTTTTTGATGGACTTCAGAACTGCATTTtttctgcttggagcaacagtgaagtgggcagggcagtacggatttctcctcttacatctgcaagcagagtctga
- the LOC127929139 gene encoding uncharacterized protein LOC127929139 isoform X23, with translation MCWHDGHIVSPSQSPFHQVADEKCWHDGHIVSPSQSPFHQVADEKCWHDGHIASPSQSPFHQVADEICWHDGHIASPSQSPFHQVAEKCWHDGHIASPSQSPFHQVADKICWHDGHIASPSQSPFHQVADEICWHDGHIVSPSQSPFHQVADEKCWHDGHIVSPSQNPFHQVADEKCWHDGHIASPSQSPFHQVADKICWHDGHIVSPSQSPFHQVADEICWHDGHIVSPSQSPFHQGLMRYVGTTAILHLHPKVPSTRWLRNVGTTAILHLHPKVLACQCTSPTAKNLALIQAKVARHGSDDTIGVVDLCTRQDALTSILGVQHVCCGVFGHQAGVFMLFDGLQNCIFSAWSNSEVGRAVRISPLTSASRV, from the exons atgtgTTGGCACGACGGCCATATTGTATCTCCATcccaaagtcccttccaccaa gtggctgatgagaaaTGTTGGCACGACGGCCATATTGTATCTCCATcccaaagtcccttccaccaggtggctgatgagaaaTGTTGGCACGAcggccatattgcatctccatcccaaagtcccttccaccag gtggctgatgagatatgttggcacgacggccatattgcatctccatcccaaagtcccttccaccaggtggctgagaAATGTTGGCACGAcggccatattgcatctccatcccaaagtcccttccaccaggtggctgataagatatgttggcacgacggccatattgcatctccatcccaaagtcccttccaccaggtggctgatgagatatgttggcacgacggCCATATTGTATCTCCATcccaaagtcccttccaccaggtggctgatgagaaaTGTTGGCACGACGGCCATATTGTATCTCCATCCCAAaatcccttccaccag gtggctgatgagaaaTGTTGGCACGAcggccatattgcatctccatcccaaagtcccttccaccag gtggctgataagatatgttggcacgacggCCATATTGTATCTCCATcccaaagtcccttccaccaggtggctgatgagatatgttggcacgacggCCATATTGTATCTCCATcccaaagtcccttccaccag gggctgatgagatatgttggcacgacggccatattgcatctccatcccaaagtcccttccaccaggtggctgagaAATGTTGGCACGAcggccatattgcatctccatcccaaagtccTTGCTTGTCAGTGTACTTCGccgactgccaagaaccttgccctcatccaggccaaggtggcgagacacggtagtgatgacaccataggcgttgttgatctctgcaccagacaggatgctcttaccagcatacttggggtccaacatgtatgcTGCGGCGTGTTTGGGCATCAGGCAGGAGTCTTCATGCTTTTTGATGGACTTCAGAACTGCATTTtttctgcttggagcaacagtgaagtgggcagggcagtacggatttctcctcttacatctgcaagcagagtctga
- the LOC127929139 gene encoding uncharacterized protein LOC127929139 isoform X32, whose product MCWHDGHIVSPSQSPFHQVADEKCWHDGHIVSPSQSPFHQVADEKCWHDGHIASPSQSPFHQVADEICWHDGHIASPSQSPFHQVAEKCWHDGHIASPSQSPFHQVADKICWHDGHIASPSQSPFHQVADEICWHDGHIVSPSQSPFHQVADEKCWHDGHIVSPSQNPFHQVADKICWHDGHIVSPSQSPFHQVADEICWHDGHIVSPSQSPFHQGLMRYVGTTAILHLHPKVPSTRWLRNVGTTAILHLHPKVLACQCTSPTAKNLALIQAKVARHGSDDTIGVVDLCTRQDALTSILGVQHVCCGVFGHQAGVFMLFDGLQNCIFSAWSNSEVGRAVRISPLTSASRV is encoded by the exons atgtgTTGGCACGACGGCCATATTGTATCTCCATcccaaagtcccttccaccaa gtggctgatgagaaaTGTTGGCACGACGGCCATATTGTATCTCCATcccaaagtcccttccaccaggtggctgatgagaaaTGTTGGCACGAcggccatattgcatctccatcccaaagtcccttccaccag gtggctgatgagatatgttggcacgacggccatattgcatctccatcccaaagtcccttccaccaggtggctgagaAATGTTGGCACGAcggccatattgcatctccatcccaaagtcccttccaccaggtggctgataagatatgttggcacgacggccatattgcatctccatcccaaagtcccttccaccaggtggctgatgagatatgttggcacgacggCCATATTGTATCTCCATcccaaagtcccttccaccaggtggctgatgagaaaTGTTGGCACGACGGCCATATTGTATCTCCATCCCAAaatcccttccaccag gtggctgataagatatgttggcacgacggCCATATTGTATCTCCATcccaaagtcccttccaccaggtggctgatgagatatgttggcacgacggCCATATTGTATCTCCATcccaaagtcccttccaccag gggctgatgagatatgttggcacgacggccatattgcatctccatcccaaagtcccttccaccaggtggctgagaAATGTTGGCACGAcggccatattgcatctccatcccaaagtccTTGCTTGTCAGTGTACTTCGccgactgccaagaaccttgccctcatccaggccaaggtggcgagacacggtagtgatgacaccataggcgttgttgatctctgcaccagacaggatgctcttaccagcatacttggggtccaacatgtatgcTGCGGCGTGTTTGGGCATCAGGCAGGAGTCTTCATGCTTTTTGATGGACTTCAGAACTGCATTTtttctgcttggagcaacagtgaagtgggcagggcagtacggatttctcctcttacatctgcaagcagagtctga
- the LOC127929139 gene encoding uncharacterized protein LOC127929139 isoform X40: MCWHDGHIVSPSQSPFHQVADEKCWHDGHIVSPSQSPFHQVADEKCWHDGHIASPSQSPFHQVADEICWHDGHIASPSQSPFHQVAEKCWHDGHIASPSQSPFHQVADKICWHDGHIASPSQSPFHQVADEICWHDGHIVSPSQSPFHQVADKICWHDGHIVSPSQSPFHQVADEICWHDGHIVSPSQSPFHQGLMRYVGTTAILHLHPKVPSTRWLRNVGTTAILHLHPKVLACQCTSPTAKNLALIQAKVARHGSDDTIGVVDLCTRQDALTSILGVQHVCCGVFGHQAGVFMLFDGLQNCIFSAWSNSEVGRAVRISPLTSASRV, from the exons atgtgTTGGCACGACGGCCATATTGTATCTCCATcccaaagtcccttccaccaa gtggctgatgagaaaTGTTGGCACGACGGCCATATTGTATCTCCATcccaaagtcccttccaccaggtggctgatgagaaaTGTTGGCACGAcggccatattgcatctccatcccaaagtcccttccaccag gtggctgatgagatatgttggcacgacggccatattgcatctccatcccaaagtcccttccaccaggtggctgagaAATGTTGGCACGAcggccatattgcatctccatcccaaagtcccttccaccaggtggctgataagatatgttggcacgacggccatattgcatctccatcccaaagtcccttccaccaggtggctgatgagatatgttggcacgacggCCATATTGTATCTCCATcccaaagtcccttccaccag gtggctgataagatatgttggcacgacggCCATATTGTATCTCCATcccaaagtcccttccaccaggtggctgatgagatatgttggcacgacggCCATATTGTATCTCCATcccaaagtcccttccaccag gggctgatgagatatgttggcacgacggccatattgcatctccatcccaaagtcccttccaccaggtggctgagaAATGTTGGCACGAcggccatattgcatctccatcccaaagtccTTGCTTGTCAGTGTACTTCGccgactgccaagaaccttgccctcatccaggccaaggtggcgagacacggtagtgatgacaccataggcgttgttgatctctgcaccagacaggatgctcttaccagcatacttggggtccaacatgtatgcTGCGGCGTGTTTGGGCATCAGGCAGGAGTCTTCATGCTTTTTGATGGACTTCAGAACTGCATTTtttctgcttggagcaacagtgaagtgggcagggcagtacggatttctcctcttacatctgcaagcagagtctga
- the LOC127929139 gene encoding uncharacterized protein LOC127929139 isoform X45: MCWHDGHIVSPSQSPFHQVADEKCWHDGHIVSPSQSPFHQVADEKCWHDGHIASPSQSPFHQVADEICWHDGHIASPSQSPFHQVAEKCWHDGHIASPSQSPFHQVADEICWHDGHIVSPSQSPFHQVADEKCWHDGHIVSPSQNPFHQVADEMCWHDGHIVSPSQSPFHQVADEKCWHDGHIVSPSQNPFHQVADEICWHDGHIASPSQSPFHQVADEKCWHDGHIASPSQSPFHQVADEICWHDGHIVSPSQSPFHQVAEKCWHDGHIASPSQSPCLSVYFADCQEPCPHPGQGGETR; encoded by the exons atgtgTTGGCACGACGGCCATATTGTATCTCCATcccaaagtcccttccaccaa gtggctgatgagaaaTGTTGGCACGACGGCCATATTGTATCTCCATcccaaagtcccttccaccaggtggctgatgagaaaTGTTGGCACGAcggccatattgcatctccatcccaaagtcccttccaccag gtggctgatgagatatgttggcacgacggccatattgcatctccatcccaaagtcccttccaccaggtggctgagaAATGTTGGCACGAcggccatattgcatctccatcccaaagtcccttccaccag gtggctgatgagatatgttggcacgacggCCATATTGTATCTCCATcccaaagtcccttccaccaggtggctgatgagaaaTGTTGGCACGACGGCCATATTGTATCTCCATCCCAAaatcccttccaccaggtggctgatgagatgtgTTGGCACGACGGCCATATTGTATCTCCATcccaaagtcccttccaccaagTGGCTGATGAGAAATGTTGGCACGACGGCCATATTGTATCTCCATCCCAAaatcccttccaccag gtggctgatgagatatgttggcacgacggccatattgcatctccatcccaaagtcccttccaccaggtggctgatgagaaaTGTTGGCACGAcggccatattgcatctccatcccaaagtcccttccaccag gtggctgatgagatatgttggcacgacggCCATATTGTATCTCCATcccaaagtcccttccaccag gtggctgagaAATGTTGGCACGAcggccatattgcatctccatcccaaagtccTTGCTTGTCAGTGTACTTCGccgactgccaagaaccttgccctcatccaggccaaggtggcgagacacggtag
- the LOC127929139 gene encoding uncharacterized protein LOC127929139 isoform X22, which produces MCWHDGHIVSPSQSPFHQVADEKCWHDGHIVSPSQSPFHQVADEKCWHDGHIASPSQSPFHQVADEICWHDGHIASPSQSPFHQVAEKCWHDGHIASPSQSPFHQVADKICWHDGHIASPSQSPFHQVADEKCWHDGHIVSPSQNPFHQVADEICWHDGHIASPSQSPFHQVADEKCWHDGHIASPSQSPFHQVADKICWHDGHIVSPSQSPFHQVADEICWHDGHIVSPSQSPFHQGLMRYVGTTAILHLHPKVPSTRWLRNVGTTAILHLHPKVLACQCTSPTAKNLALIQAKVARHGSDDTIGVVDLCTRQDALTSILGVQHVCCGVFGHQAGVFMLFDGLQNCIFSAWSNSEVGRAVRISPLTSASRV; this is translated from the exons atgtgTTGGCACGACGGCCATATTGTATCTCCATcccaaagtcccttccaccaa gtggctgatgagaaaTGTTGGCACGACGGCCATATTGTATCTCCATcccaaagtcccttccaccaggtggctgatgagaaaTGTTGGCACGAcggccatattgcatctccatcccaaagtcccttccaccag gtggctgatgagatatgttggcacgacggccatattgcatctccatcccaaagtcccttccaccaggtggctgagaAATGTTGGCACGAcggccatattgcatctccatcccaaagtcccttccaccaggtggctgataagatatgttggcacgacggccatattgcatctccatcccaaagtcccttccaccag gtggctgatgagaaaTGTTGGCACGACGGCCATATTGTATCTCCATCCCAAaatcccttccaccag gtggctgatgagatatgttggcacgacggccatattgcatctccatcccaaagtcccttccaccaggtggctgatgagaaaTGTTGGCACGAcggccatattgcatctccatcccaaagtcccttccaccag gtggctgataagatatgttggcacgacggCCATATTGTATCTCCATcccaaagtcccttccaccaggtggctgatgagatatgttggcacgacggCCATATTGTATCTCCATcccaaagtcccttccaccag gggctgatgagatatgttggcacgacggccatattgcatctccatcccaaagtcccttccaccaggtggctgagaAATGTTGGCACGAcggccatattgcatctccatcccaaagtccTTGCTTGTCAGTGTACTTCGccgactgccaagaaccttgccctcatccaggccaaggtggcgagacacggtagtgatgacaccataggcgttgttgatctctgcaccagacaggatgctcttaccagcatacttggggtccaacatgtatgcTGCGGCGTGTTTGGGCATCAGGCAGGAGTCTTCATGCTTTTTGATGGACTTCAGAACTGCATTTtttctgcttggagcaacagtgaagtgggcagggcagtacggatttctcctcttacatctgcaagcagagtctga
- the LOC127929139 gene encoding uncharacterized protein LOC127929139 isoform X41: MCWHDGHIVSPSQSPFHQVADEKCWHDGHIVSPSQSPFHQVADEKCWHDGHIASPSQSPFHQVADEICWHDGHIASPSQSPFHQVAEKCWHDGHIASPSQSPFHQVADKICWHDGHIASPSQSPFHQVADEKCWHDGHIVSPSQNPFHQVADKICWHDGHIVSPSQSPFHQVADEICWHDGHIVSPSQSPFHQGLMRYVGTTAILHLHPKVPSTRWLRNVGTTAILHLHPKVLACQCTSPTAKNLALIQAKVARHGSDDTIGVVDLCTRQDALTSILGVQHVCCGVFGHQAGVFMLFDGLQNCIFSAWSNSEVGRAVRISPLTSASRV, from the exons atgtgTTGGCACGACGGCCATATTGTATCTCCATcccaaagtcccttccaccaa gtggctgatgagaaaTGTTGGCACGACGGCCATATTGTATCTCCATcccaaagtcccttccaccaggtggctgatgagaaaTGTTGGCACGAcggccatattgcatctccatcccaaagtcccttccaccag gtggctgatgagatatgttggcacgacggccatattgcatctccatcccaaagtcccttccaccaggtggctgagaAATGTTGGCACGAcggccatattgcatctccatcccaaagtcccttccaccaggtggctgataagatatgttggcacgacggccatattgcatctccatcccaaagtcccttccaccag gtggctgatgagaaaTGTTGGCACGACGGCCATATTGTATCTCCATCCCAAaatcccttccaccag gtggctgataagatatgttggcacgacggCCATATTGTATCTCCATcccaaagtcccttccaccaggtggctgatgagatatgttggcacgacggCCATATTGTATCTCCATcccaaagtcccttccaccag gggctgatgagatatgttggcacgacggccatattgcatctccatcccaaagtcccttccaccaggtggctgagaAATGTTGGCACGAcggccatattgcatctccatcccaaagtccTTGCTTGTCAGTGTACTTCGccgactgccaagaaccttgccctcatccaggccaaggtggcgagacacggtagtgatgacaccataggcgttgttgatctctgcaccagacaggatgctcttaccagcatacttggggtccaacatgtatgcTGCGGCGTGTTTGGGCATCAGGCAGGAGTCTTCATGCTTTTTGATGGACTTCAGAACTGCATTTtttctgcttggagcaacagtgaagtgggcagggcagtacggatttctcctcttacatctgcaagcagagtctga
- the LOC127929139 gene encoding uncharacterized protein LOC127929139 isoform X44, which yields MCWHDGHIVSPSQSPFHQVADEKCWHDGHIVSPSQSPFHQVADEKCWHDGHIASPSQSPFHQVADEICWHDGHIASPSQSPFHQVAEKCWHDGHIASPSQSPFHQVADKICWHDGHIASPSQSPFHQVADEICWHDGHIVSPSQSPFHQVADEKCWHDGHIASPSQSPFHQVADEICWHDGHIVSPSQSPFHQGLMRYVGTTAILHLHPKVPSTRWLRNVGTTAILHLHPKVLACQCTSPTAKNLALIQAKVARHGSDDTIGVVDLCTRQDALTSILGVQHVCCGVFGHQAGVFMLFDGLQNCIFSAWSNSEVGRAVRISPLTSASRV from the exons atgtgTTGGCACGACGGCCATATTGTATCTCCATcccaaagtcccttccaccaa gtggctgatgagaaaTGTTGGCACGACGGCCATATTGTATCTCCATcccaaagtcccttccaccaggtggctgatgagaaaTGTTGGCACGAcggccatattgcatctccatcccaaagtcccttccaccag gtggctgatgagatatgttggcacgacggccatattgcatctccatcccaaagtcccttccaccaggtggctgagaAATGTTGGCACGAcggccatattgcatctccatcccaaagtcccttccaccaggtggctgataagatatgttggcacgacggccatattgcatctccatcccaaagtcccttccaccaggtggctgatgagatatgttggcacgacggCCATATTGTATCTCCATcccaaagtcccttccaccag gtggctgatgagaaaTGTTGGCACGAcggccatattgcatctccatcccaaagtcccttccaccag gtggctgatgagatatgttggcacgacggCCATATTGTATCTCCATcccaaagtcccttccaccag gggctgatgagatatgttggcacgacggccatattgcatctccatcccaaagtcccttccaccaggtggctgagaAATGTTGGCACGAcggccatattgcatctccatcccaaagtccTTGCTTGTCAGTGTACTTCGccgactgccaagaaccttgccctcatccaggccaaggtggcgagacacggtagtgatgacaccataggcgttgttgatctctgcaccagacaggatgctcttaccagcatacttggggtccaacatgtatgcTGCGGCGTGTTTGGGCATCAGGCAGGAGTCTTCATGCTTTTTGATGGACTTCAGAACTGCATTTtttctgcttggagcaacagtgaagtgggcagggcagtacggatttctcctcttacatctgcaagcagagtctga
- the LOC127929139 gene encoding uncharacterized protein LOC127929139 isoform X35, which translates to MCWHDGHIVSPSQSPFHQVADEKCWHDGHIVSPSQSPFHQVADEKCWHDGHIASPSQSPFHQVADEICWHDGHIVSPSQSPFHQVADEMCWHDGHIVSPSQSPFHQVADEICWHDGHIASPSQSPFHQVADEKCWHDGHIASPSQSPFHQVADKICWHDGHIVSPSQSPFHQVADEICWHDGHIVSPSQSPFHQGLMRYVGTTAILHLHPKVPSTRWLRNVGTTAILHLHPKVLACQCTSPTAKNLALIQAKVARHGSDDTIGVVDLCTRQDALTSILGVQHVCCGVFGHQAGVFMLFDGLQNCIFSAWSNSEVGRAVRISPLTSASRV; encoded by the exons atgtgTTGGCACGACGGCCATATTGTATCTCCATcccaaagtcccttccaccaa gtggctgatgagaaaTGTTGGCACGACGGCCATATTGTATCTCCATcccaaagtcccttccaccaggtggctgatgagaaaTGTTGGCACGAcggccatattgcatctccatcccaaagtcccttccaccag gtggctgatgagatatgttggcacgacggCCATATTGTATCTCCATcccaaagtcccttccaccag gtggctgatgagatgtgTTGGCACGACGGCCATATTGTATCTCCATcccaaagtcccttccaccaggtggctgatgagatatgttggcacgacggccatattgcatctccatcccaaagtcccttccaccaggtggctgatgagaaaTGTTGGCACGAcggccatattgcatctccatcccaaagtcccttccaccag gtggctgataagatatgttggcacgacggCCATATTGTATCTCCATcccaaagtcccttccaccaggtggctgatgagatatgttggcacgacggCCATATTGTATCTCCATcccaaagtcccttccaccag gggctgatgagatatgttggcacgacggccatattgcatctccatcccaaagtcccttccaccaggtggctgagaAATGTTGGCACGAcggccatattgcatctccatcccaaagtccTTGCTTGTCAGTGTACTTCGccgactgccaagaaccttgccctcatccaggccaaggtggcgagacacggtagtgatgacaccataggcgttgttgatctctgcaccagacaggatgctcttaccagcatacttggggtccaacatgtatgcTGCGGCGTGTTTGGGCATCAGGCAGGAGTCTTCATGCTTTTTGATGGACTTCAGAACTGCATTTtttctgcttggagcaacagtgaagtgggcagggcagtacggatttctcctcttacatctgcaagcagagtctga